From a region of the Pecten maximus chromosome 18, xPecMax1.1, whole genome shotgun sequence genome:
- the LOC117316593 gene encoding probable peptidyl-tRNA hydrolase 2, whose amino-acid sequence MDTSVKSSESEDSSPAFKPDESLVQVLVQSLAFSRNAAIKGLYYTGNYNADLAAAWIMDNQEKPDLDSPLQEDAGDSDDSEEDYFPEGVDFYKMVFVVNSELNMGVGKIAAQAAHAALGLHRILLETPQKFGQMLMSWEQFGETKIVLKGDNSTQLMDLTSKAEGLGLPNYLVHDAGKTQIAAGSVTVLGIMGKIDVVDNVTGSLKLL is encoded by the exons ATGGATACATCGGTGAAATCCAGCGAGTCGGAGGACAGCAGTCCTGCCTTCAAACCTGATGAGTCTTTAGTGCAGGTTCTCGTCCAGTCTCTGGCATTTAGCAGGAATGCTGCCATCAAG GGTCTGTATTACACTGGAAACTACAATGCTGATTTGGCTGCAGCTTGGATTATGGACAACCAGGAAAAGCCAGACCTTGACAGTCCACTTCAG GAGGATGCAGGTGACTCGGATGACAGTGAGGAAGATTATTTTCCAGAGGGCGTTGATTTCTACAAGATGGTATTTGTCGTAAACTCGGAGTTGAACATGGGCGTTGGAAAGATAGCTGCCCAAGCTGCACATGCGGCCCTTGGACTCCACAGAATCCTGTTGGAGACACCACAAAAGTTTGGACAAATGCTCATGAGCTGGGAACAGTTTGG AGAAACAAAAATTGTCctgaagggagacaactccacACAGCTGATGGACCTAACGAGTAAAGCTGAAGGCCTTGGGCTTCCCAACTATCTAGTCCATGATGCTGGCAAAACACAG ATTGCAGCAGGATCTGTAACAGTCCTGGGAATAATGGGAAAGATCGACGTCGTTGACAACGTGACAGGCAGTCTCAAGTTGCTTTGA